One window of the Rhipicephalus sanguineus isolate Rsan-2018 chromosome 4, BIME_Rsan_1.4, whole genome shotgun sequence genome contains the following:
- the LOC119389016 gene encoding monocarboxylate transporter 12-like: MTKATITEADDLLCGPEVRCTEVVYILRDVRKKLGLISQVVAVLRTPTFYVILVPVVAADITLLLLAFTVVDYAEDKGIPLNLAAVLVSCQCAGGFAGRLVIPLMSDRTPSGRCVIGSSSVVLISMCFLVMPHVVSFAAVAVLTFVAGAQQGYLATIKTVLIADYIGVHLVAVCWGITGLLSMPLLFCEPAIIGAFRDTQGSYDSLYRMYGAVDLVAAILLGLQVFLDSRKRRNKR, translated from the exons ATGACCAAAGCCACAATTACGGAAGCGGATGATCTCCTATGTGGGCCAGAAGTGCGTTGCACGGAAGTGGTGTACATTCTTAGAGACGTAAGAAAGAAACTTGGCCTGATTTCGCAAGTTGTAGCCGTCCTGCGGACTCCGACATTCTATGTAATATTAGTGCCCGTAGTCGCTGCTGATATCACGCTTCTTCTGCTCGCTTTTACAGTTGTGGACTACGCCGAAGACAAAGGAATACCGCTGAACTTAGCCGCAGTGCTCGTAAGCTGTCAGTGCGCGGGGGGCTTTGCTGGCCGCCTCGTGATTCCCTTGATGTCGGACAGGACGCCGAGTGGACGATGCGTCATCGGCTCCAGTAGCGTTGTTCTTATTTCCATGTGTTTTCTGGTCATGCCACATGTGGTGAGTTTTGCGGCCGTCGCAGTGCTTACGTTCGTCGCTGGTGCCCAGCAAGGTTACCTGGCGACAATCAAGACAGTACTTATCGCCGACTACATTGGTGTGCACCTGGTGGCAGTGTGTTGGGGCATCACTGGCTTGCTCTCAATGCCGTTGTTATTTTGCGAGCCTGCAATAATTG GTGCGTTCCGTGACACGCAGGGCTCGTACGACAGCCTCTACAGGATGTATGGGGCAGTGGACTTGGTTGCGGCGATTTTGCTTGGCCtgcaagtgtttctggactcaagaaagagaagaaataaacgCTGA